One Mesorhizobium sp. J428 DNA segment encodes these proteins:
- a CDS encoding DUF1330 domain-containing protein → MTTKKGYWMAMVDITDPENYPRYMAANKAAFDKYGAKFLVRGGQHQMFEGSAATRMVVIEFKDYQTALDCHNSPEYQAALKLRQQYAVSHMAVVEGV, encoded by the coding sequence GTGACGACCAAGAAGGGTTACTGGATGGCGATGGTCGACATCACCGACCCGGAGAACTATCCGCGCTACATGGCGGCGAACAAGGCAGCGTTCGACAAATACGGCGCGAAATTCCTCGTCCGCGGCGGCCAGCACCAGATGTTCGAGGGGTCGGCTGCGACGCGCATGGTCGTCATCGAGTTCAAGGACTACCAGACCGCGCTCGACTGCCACAATTCGCCCGAATACCAGGCCGCGCTGAAGCTGCGGCAGCAATATGCGGTGTCGCACATGGCAGTGGTCGAGGGCGTCTGA
- the hisA gene encoding 1-(5-phosphoribosyl)-5-[(5-phosphoribosylamino)methylideneamino]imidazole-4-carboxamide isomerase, whose protein sequence is MILFPAIDLKDGKCVRLKLGDMATATVYNEDPGAQAKAFEDQGFSWLHVVDLNGAFKGQSVNSAAVGAILKATKNPVQLGGGIRAIPQIEDWLDRGLARVILGTVAVRDPDLVKEACRLFPGRIAVGIDAKGGKVAVEGWAEASELGVIELARKFEGAGVAAIIYTDIDRDGVLTGINWESTIELANAVSIPVIASGGLASVADIVRMTMPDARKLEGAISGRALYDGRIDPAMALAILRGDHKPGRGMLD, encoded by the coding sequence ATGATCCTGTTTCCCGCGATCGACCTCAAGGACGGCAAGTGCGTCCGCCTCAAGCTCGGCGACATGGCGACGGCGACCGTCTACAACGAGGACCCCGGCGCGCAGGCGAAAGCCTTTGAAGACCAGGGTTTCTCCTGGCTGCACGTGGTCGACCTCAACGGCGCCTTCAAGGGCCAGAGCGTCAACAGCGCGGCCGTCGGCGCCATCCTCAAGGCGACGAAGAACCCGGTGCAGCTCGGCGGCGGCATCCGCGCCATTCCCCAGATCGAGGATTGGCTCGACCGGGGCCTCGCGCGCGTGATCCTGGGCACCGTTGCCGTGCGCGATCCGGATCTGGTGAAGGAGGCCTGCCGTCTGTTTCCGGGCCGGATCGCCGTCGGTATCGACGCCAAGGGCGGCAAGGTTGCGGTCGAGGGCTGGGCTGAGGCGTCGGAACTCGGTGTCATCGAGCTCGCCCGCAAGTTCGAGGGCGCCGGCGTCGCCGCGATCATCTACACCGACATCGACCGCGACGGCGTGCTGACCGGCATCAACTGGGAATCGACCATCGAGCTGGCGAACGCGGTTTCCATTCCAGTCATCGCCTCAGGAGGCCTCGCCTCGGTCGCCGACATCGTGCGCATGACGATGCCGGACGCACGCAAGCTCGAAGGCGCCATCTCCGGCCGCGCGCTCTATGATGGCCGCATCGACCCGGCCATGGCGCTGGCGATCCTGCGAGGGGATCACAAGCCGGGCCGGGGTATGCTAGACTGA
- a CDS encoding Uma2 family endonuclease — translation MNIQSRLPTTPDEFLRWNEGREGKWDFVEGKIVDMMVKVSRNHAIIAARLTTILGQSLPYPPFTVSTADFGVKTEKSVRYPDVMVDQERGSSEDLAAASPIFIAEVLSRSTMAIDFHQKAQEYQTLASLRNYLVLAQDEPRVWLWTQDSGWSGPSMTEGLEGEISLPALGLTIRLMSIYSGLFD, via the coding sequence ATGAACATTCAGTCGAGACTGCCGACCACACCGGATGAATTCCTGCGCTGGAACGAGGGGCGCGAGGGAAAGTGGGATTTTGTTGAGGGAAAGATCGTCGACATGATGGTCAAGGTGTCACGAAACCATGCCATCATCGCCGCTCGGTTGACGACGATCCTGGGACAGTCCCTGCCCTATCCTCCGTTCACTGTTTCGACAGCCGATTTTGGGGTCAAGACGGAGAAGAGTGTCCGATATCCGGACGTCATGGTGGACCAGGAGCGCGGCTCCAGTGAAGATTTGGCCGCAGCGTCGCCGATATTCATAGCTGAGGTGCTGTCGCGTTCGACGATGGCGATCGATTTCCATCAAAAGGCTCAAGAATATCAGACCTTGGCCTCGCTCAGAAACTATCTGGTCCTCGCGCAGGACGAGCCTCGGGTATGGCTGTGGACGCAAGACAGCGGGTGGTCTGGACCATCCATGACGGAAGGTCTGGAAGGTGAAATCTCTCTTCCCGCCCTCGGCCTGACCATTCGACTGATGTCGATCTATTCTGGACTGTTCGACTGA
- the hisF gene encoding imidazole glycerol phosphate synthase subunit HisF, which produces MTLKSRVIPCLDVKDGRVVKGVNFVDLIDAGDPVEAARAYDAAGADELCFLDITASSDNRETIFDVVARTAEQCFMPLTVGGGVRQVADIRRLLLAGADKVSINTAAVKNPDFVAEAADKFGNQCIVVAIDAKKVSGVGEPLRWEIFTHGGRQPTGIDAIEFARKVVDLGAGEILLTSMDRDGTKAGYDIPLTRAVADAVRAPVIASGGVGNLEHMVEGIRDGHATAVLAASIFHFGTYSIAEAKEYMAKAGLAMRLDSAPLAA; this is translated from the coding sequence ATGACCCTCAAATCCCGCGTCATCCCCTGCCTGGACGTCAAGGACGGCCGTGTCGTCAAAGGCGTCAACTTCGTCGACCTGATCGACGCCGGCGATCCGGTCGAGGCCGCGCGCGCCTATGATGCCGCCGGTGCCGACGAGCTGTGCTTCCTCGACATCACCGCCTCGTCGGACAACCGCGAGACGATCTTCGACGTCGTCGCCCGCACCGCCGAACAGTGCTTCATGCCGCTCACCGTCGGCGGCGGGGTGCGGCAGGTTGCCGATATCCGCAGGCTGCTGCTCGCCGGCGCCGACAAGGTGTCGATCAATACGGCCGCGGTGAAGAACCCGGATTTCGTCGCCGAGGCCGCCGACAAGTTCGGCAACCAGTGCATCGTGGTCGCGATCGACGCCAAGAAGGTGTCGGGGGTCGGGGAACCCCTTCGCTGGGAGATCTTCACCCATGGCGGCCGCCAGCCGACCGGCATCGACGCGATCGAGTTCGCCCGCAAGGTCGTGGATCTCGGCGCCGGCGAGATCCTGCTCACCTCGATGGACCGCGACGGCACCAAGGCGGGTTACGACATTCCGCTTACCCGCGCGGTCGCGGACGCGGTGCGCGCACCGGTCATCGCCTCCGGCGGCGTCGGAAATCTCGAGCACATGGTGGAAGGAATCCGCGATGGCCATGCCACCGCGGTTCTCGCCGCCTCCATCTTCCACTTCGGCACCTATTCGATCGCCGAGGCGAAGGAATATATGGCAAAGGCAGGCCTCGCGATGAGACTCGACTCCGCGCCGCTCGCGGCGTAA